Proteins encoded by one window of Nicotiana tabacum cultivar K326 chromosome 10, ASM71507v2, whole genome shotgun sequence:
- the LOC107774005 gene encoding uncharacterized protein LOC107774005, whose product MSSLITRQLFHITSSNSQVQICPSRSIPVFLTNKTNNSNRFFYTSEFSGCRNLTVPVKAAAKDGSISPKNQDDEDGVSLGTMKLPLDIDIARFETLLFQWANSLCQGAMLPLPVPLKVDKIPRGARLGFITVEDAQTEVLVYIDCMVFPATDNSPPIFRAIRNGPSRDEAPPGEPRIMRSLLGALQKSVEIARV is encoded by the exons ATGTCTTCCTTAATAACCAGACAACTTTTCCACATAACAAGTAGTAATTCCCAAGTGCAAATTTGTCCTTCCAGGTCTATTCCTGTGTTCCTAACCAACAAGACCAACAACAGTAATAGATTCTTTTACACCAGTGAGTTTTCAGGTTGCCGGAATTTGACTGTTCCAGTGAAGGCAGCTGCTAAGGATGGTAGTATTTCACCTAAGAATCAAGATGATGAAGATGGGGTGTCCTTAGGAACCATGAAATTGCCTCTGGATATTGATATTGCAAGATTTGAAACTCTACTTTTTCAG TGGGCTAACAGTCTTTGTCAAGGAGCTATGCTGCCACTTCCAGTGCCTCTAAAG GTTGACAAAATTCCTCGCGGAGCCAGACTTGGTTTTATTACAGTTGAAGATGCACAAACTGAAGTTCTTGTATATATAGATTGTATGGTTTTTCCTGCTACGGATAACTCACCTCCAATATTTCGAGCCATAAGAAATGGACCGTCGAGAGATGAGGCGCCTCCAGGGGAGCCAAGAATCATGAGAAGTCTTTTAGGCGCTCTTCAGAAATCTGTTGAGATTGCTAGAGTTTGA